In uncultured Methanobrevibacter sp., a single genomic region encodes these proteins:
- the ung gene encoding uracil-DNA glycosylase translates to MIGNEWDDVLEDEFQKDYFTDIMEFVNAEYESKTIYPPYDEIFNAFRMTPLSNVKVVILGQDPYHEAGQAHGLAFSTPEGRPIPRSLKNIFKEINAEYDYPIPESGCLEKWARQGVFLLNTVLTVEDGNANSHSKCGWQTFTDHVIQILNEQEQPIVYLLWGKQAEKKSELITNPNHLVLITSHPSPFSARRGFLGSDHFKKANEFLKKCNKKEIDWRL, encoded by the coding sequence ATGATTGGAAATGAGTGGGATGATGTCCTAGAAGACGAATTTCAAAAGGACTACTTTACAGACATTATGGAATTCGTAAATGCAGAGTATGAATCAAAGACAATATATCCTCCATATGATGAGATATTCAATGCTTTCAGAATGACTCCGCTGAGCAACGTGAAGGTTGTAATTTTAGGCCAGGACCCGTATCATGAGGCCGGCCAGGCTCATGGGCTTGCATTTTCAACCCCTGAGGGTAGGCCAATTCCAAGATCACTTAAAAACATATTCAAGGAAATCAACGCTGAATACGACTATCCCATACCCGAGTCAGGTTGTCTTGAAAAGTGGGCCAGACAGGGTGTATTTCTCCTAAACACTGTCCTGACTGTTGAGGACGGAAACGCCAACTCACACAGCAAATGCGGATGGCAGACATTCACCGACCATGTAATACAAATCTTGAACGAACAGGAACAGCCTATCGTGTATCTTTTATGGGGAAAGCAGGCTGAAAAGAAAAGTGAACTCATAACAAACCCCAATCATCTTGTCTTGATTACATCACACCCTTCACCATTCTCCGCAAGGAGAGGATTTTTAGGGTCCGATCATTTCAAAAAGGCAAATGAATTTTTAAAAAAATGCAATAAAAAAGAGATAGATTGGAGATTATGA
- a CDS encoding pyridoxamine 5'-phosphate oxidase family protein, with protein MFRKMRRAKQELSKEECIEILTNEPRGVLALLGDYDYTYALPMTHVYVDGKIYFHGAQTGHKNDAVKKHDKISYCVMDKGVLNDDGWSYTFRSVIVFGTIRTLDDDDEKTDKLTYLGDKFFPTHEGTVDEIRRLLHKTEVFEITIDHMSGKIVVEK; from the coding sequence ATGTTTAGAAAAATGAGAAGGGCTAAACAGGAACTTTCAAAAGAGGAATGCATTGAAATTTTAACCAATGAGCCAAGAGGAGTTCTTGCACTGTTGGGCGATTATGACTATACATATGCGCTTCCTATGACTCATGTATATGTCGACGGAAAGATTTACTTTCACGGAGCACAGACCGGCCATAAAAACGATGCTGTAAAAAAGCATGACAAGATTTCATACTGCGTCATGGATAAGGGAGTCCTCAATGATGACGGATGGTCATACACATTCAGAAGCGTGATTGTTTTCGGTACAATCAGGACCCTGGATGACGACGATGAAAAAACAGATAAGCTAACCTATCTGGGAGACAAGTTTTTCCCGACACATGAGGGGACTGTTGATGAAATCAGAAGGTTGCTTCACAAAACTGAGGTTTTTGAAATTACAATTGATCATATGAGCGGTAAAATCGTGGTGGAGAAGTGA
- a CDS encoding toxic anion resistance protein, with protein sequence MAEFSLDVDGIKENVENSIKEEQEKLDTPVIKDQASNNAEAIFETDLDNPQAREGILKPLDNFGLNEMSRSASHNEMLSTRFVDLTKGGKDADNIGEQLIELNKQMKDLDPSKVDFAKKGVIGNLMNPVRKYFAKYEKAEVAIADIVESLEKSSKVLQNDNTTLLNEENYLREVTNKLLAEIELGKQMDASIEAQIQTAEIEGVDQNKIDFVREEVLFPLRQRIMDMQQMIVVNQQGIVSLNVIRRNNKELIRGVNRAKTVTVSALRTGVMVASALYDQKIVMDKINILNETTENIISATSHMLKEQGSEIQKHSAETMISPDVLKSAFAEALQAINDVSSYKVQALPQMKATIDLFSDMAQEGQKVVDKIETGNNNILE encoded by the coding sequence ATGGCTGAATTCTCACTTGATGTAGATGGCATTAAAGAAAACGTTGAAAACTCAATTAAGGAAGAACAGGAAAAACTGGACACTCCAGTAATAAAAGATCAGGCATCCAACAATGCTGAAGCAATATTTGAAACTGATTTGGATAACCCTCAGGCTAGGGAAGGCATCCTCAAACCTCTGGACAATTTCGGTTTGAATGAAATGTCCCGTTCAGCATCACACAATGAAATGCTCTCCACAAGATTTGTCGATTTGACAAAAGGGGGCAAGGATGCGGACAACATCGGTGAACAGTTGATTGAACTCAACAAGCAGATGAAGGATCTCGACCCGAGCAAGGTAGACTTTGCCAAAAAGGGAGTTATCGGAAACCTGATGAATCCGGTCAGAAAATACTTTGCAAAGTATGAGAAGGCTGAAGTTGCAATAGCAGACATTGTAGAGTCCCTTGAAAAAAGCAGCAAAGTTCTTCAAAATGACAATACAACACTTCTGAATGAAGAGAATTACTTAAGGGAAGTCACCAACAAGCTTCTGGCTGAAATTGAACTTGGTAAACAGATGGATGCATCAATTGAAGCGCAGATTCAGACTGCAGAAATCGAAGGTGTGGACCAGAACAAGATAGATTTCGTCCGTGAGGAAGTTCTCTTCCCATTAAGACAAAGGATCATGGACATGCAGCAGATGATTGTTGTAAACCAGCAGGGTATTGTTTCCCTTAATGTCATAAGACGTAACAACAAGGAGCTTATCCGTGGGGTCAACAGGGCAAAGACCGTTACAGTTTCCGCACTGAGGACCGGTGTGATGGTTGCAAGCGCACTTTATGACCAGAAGATTGTCATGGACAAGATCAACATCCTTAATGAGACAACCGAAAACATCATATCCGCCACTTCCCACATGCTCAAGGAGCAGGGAAGCGAAATACAAAAGCACAGTGCAGAAACCATGATTTCACCTGATGTGCTGAAATCCGCATTTGCAGAGGCCCTGCAGGCAATCAATGATGTAAGCTCATATAAGGTTCAGGCATTGCCTCAAATGAAAGCGACAATTGATCTGTTCTCTGACATGGCTCAAGAGGGTCAAAAAGTAGTTGACAAAATAGAAACTGGAAACAATAATATCTTAGAGTAA
- a CDS encoding zinc ribbon domain-containing protein — translation MAKSCPKCGKDLPDDAKFCMDCGYTIDSPDSTKSSIFSNGTIFIVIIVVILVIGGIFIASMGFGGNDTSKTQDVQESVVDMTITDVLGYDSSYDSKKSYTLYTEAIFNKVPGDLKGYNVKTTYYDANDSEIGHETETLDNIYYDSQYSLSFGHYTVYKKPNPDHVTVEILKGSKVVDTYTEKIDKNKIDYLN, via the coding sequence ATGGCTAAAAGTTGTCCGAAATGTGGAAAGGATTTGCCTGACGATGCAAAGTTCTGTATGGATTGTGGATATACCATTGACAGTCCAGACAGCACAAAATCAAGCATCTTCTCAAATGGCACAATATTCATAGTCATTATTGTTGTGATATTGGTGATTGGAGGAATATTTATTGCATCCATGGGCTTTGGTGGAAATGACACATCAAAAACTCAGGATGTTCAGGAAAGCGTGGTTGACATGACAATAACCGACGTTCTAGGTTATGACAGCAGTTATGATTCCAAAAAAAGTTATACTTTATACACTGAAGCTATATTCAATAAGGTTCCAGGTGATTTGAAGGGATATAATGTAAAGACCACATATTATGATGCCAATGATTCCGAAATAGGTCATGAAACCGAAACATTGGACAACATATATTATGACAGTCAGTATTCCCTCAGTTTTGGACATTATACTGTATACAAAAAACCTAACCCGGACCATGTGACTGTGGAAATCCTTAAAGGCAGTAAAGTTGTTGACACTTATACAGAAAAGATTGATAAAAATAAAATTGATTATTTGAATTAA
- the dtd gene encoding D-aminoacyl-tRNA deacylase: protein MKLVVQRVTSASVEVEGENVGAIDDGLMVLVGFGENDTTREADYLSGKLAKLRIFEDENGRMNRSVRDIGGKLLLVPQFTLYAHTKKNRPSFHKALAPDRATELFDYFTEKCGELVEVETGEFGAFMKVSLLNNGPVTIILEKEFE from the coding sequence ATGAAACTTGTTGTTCAGAGAGTTACCTCCGCAAGCGTCGAGGTTGAAGGAGAAAATGTCGGTGCGATTGATGATGGTCTCATGGTACTTGTCGGTTTCGGTGAAAACGACACCACCAGGGAGGCTGACTACTTGTCAGGAAAGCTTGCGAAATTGAGGATCTTTGAGGATGAAAACGGCAGGATGAACAGGTCCGTCAGGGATATCGGTGGAAAACTCTTGCTGGTTCCCCAGTTTACCCTGTATGCACATACCAAAAAGAACAGGCCGTCATTTCACAAGGCCCTTGCACCTGACAGGGCAACCGAGCTTTTTGACTATTTTACAGAAAAGTGCGGTGAACTGGTTGAGGTTGAAACCGGCGAGTTCGGTGCGTTCATGAAGGTGAGCCTCTTGAACAACGGGCCTGTAACCATCATCTTGGAAAAGGAATTTGAGTAG
- a CDS encoding malate dehydrogenase yields the protein MVKVSILGSTGIIGKNVAFTLAREDTVDEIVMFSRPQSLEKAKGETYDMYDALAARDIDCKLTPTCDFEDIADSNIVLIAAGIHREKGMKRLDLAVPNAEIVNYYSKKIAEHAPDSIILVATNPVDVMTTIALRASGFKKSKVIGVGNHLDSLRLKNYFSRQIDINSSEVHTRVIGEHGDHMVPLLSSTTIGGIPLKYFVEYVDLDIRGLVNQLRHAGNTIISKKGATEYGPAFAISNLISTIITDTHRVLTVSSYLDGEIEMVDDVSLGVPAVITKRGVAMIVPIHMNDIEKREFFEAARTVRDATNEVLEKLDI from the coding sequence ATGGTAAAGGTAAGTATTTTAGGGTCAACTGGAATTATAGGAAAAAACGTTGCATTCACACTTGCACGTGAGGATACAGTTGACGAGATAGTAATGTTTTCAAGACCTCAAAGTCTTGAAAAGGCAAAGGGTGAAACCTATGACATGTATGATGCCCTTGCAGCACGTGACATTGACTGCAAGCTGACACCGACCTGTGATTTTGAGGATATCGCCGATTCAAATATAGTTCTCATTGCTGCAGGAATTCATAGGGAAAAGGGCATGAAAAGGCTTGACCTTGCTGTTCCGAATGCTGAAATCGTTAACTATTATTCAAAAAAGATTGCCGAACATGCTCCTGATTCAATAATCCTTGTTGCCACAAATCCCGTTGACGTGATGACAACCATTGCGCTCAGGGCGTCCGGATTTAAAAAGAGCAAGGTAATCGGTGTTGGAAACCACCTTGACTCATTAAGATTAAAGAACTATTTCTCAAGACAAATCGACATCAACAGTTCAGAGGTCCACACAAGGGTCATCGGTGAACACGGAGACCATATGGTTCCGCTTTTAAGTTCCACAACCATCGGAGGTATACCTTTGAAGTATTTCGTTGAATATGTGGACTTGGACATAAGAGGACTTGTAAACCAGCTCAGACATGCCGGAAACACCATCATCTCCAAAAAGGGAGCCACTGAGTACGGTCCTGCGTTCGCTATTTCAAACCTTATTTCCACAATAATCACAGATACCCACAGGGTACTGACCGTCAGCAGCTACCTTGACGGGGAGATTGAAATGGTTGATGACGTGTCCCTTGGTGTGCCTGCGGTCATAACAAAAAGAGGGGTTGCAATGATTGTGCCTATCCATATGAACGACATAGAAAAAAGGGAATTTTTCGAAGCGGCACGTACAGTCAGGGATGCGACCAATGAGGTCCTTGAAAAATTGGATATCTAG
- a CDS encoding amidohydrolase family protein, producing MQKIVNAHCHIYPEKIASKAVLGIRDFYDLDMSLNGKLDDLIRDGNEVGVTHYLVHSVATTPKQVKSINEFIADSVNAHPDIFTGFGTLHPDSEDIQGDFDYLIELGLKGVKLHPDFQQFAMNEERAFRIGEVVSKADVPMLVHCGDYRYNYSNPEHIKPFLERFPEITFIGAHFAGWSIWKDATRELSGFENLYVDLSSSLYALSAEEALSLIHAYGADKVLWGTDYPMWESKSEMEYFNKIDLTDEERSKILYENAAKILKLD from the coding sequence ATGCAAAAAATCGTTAACGCACACTGTCATATATATCCAGAAAAAATAGCATCAAAAGCAGTACTCGGTATCAGGGATTTCTATGACCTGGACATGTCACTTAACGGAAAGTTAGACGACCTGATCCGTGACGGAAATGAGGTTGGAGTTACCCATTACCTTGTACATTCCGTTGCAACAACACCAAAGCAGGTAAAGTCCATAAACGAGTTCATTGCAGATTCGGTCAATGCCCATCCTGACATATTCACAGGATTCGGAACCCTTCACCCCGACAGCGAAGACATCCAGGGGGACTTCGACTATCTTATTGAACTTGGCCTCAAGGGAGTTAAGCTTCACCCTGACTTCCAGCAGTTCGCTATGAATGAGGAGCGTGCTTTCAGAATCGGTGAGGTTGTAAGCAAGGCGGATGTTCCTATGCTCGTTCACTGCGGTGACTACAGATACAACTACTCAAACCCGGAACACATCAAACCCTTCCTTGAAAGGTTTCCGGAAATCACATTTATCGGAGCTCATTTTGCCGGATGGAGCATATGGAAGGATGCCACACGTGAATTGTCCGGTTTTGAAAACCTCTATGTTGATTTAAGCTCAAGCCTTTATGCACTTTCCGCTGAAGAGGCACTTTCACTGATTCATGCATATGGTGCGGACAAGGTGCTGTGGGGTACTGATTACCCTATGTGGGAATCAAAATCCGAAATGGAGTACTTCAATAAAATTGACCTCACAGATGAGGAAAGATCAAAGATTCTATATGAAAATGCAGCCAAAATCCTGAAACTTGACTAG
- a CDS encoding SseB family protein — protein sequence MLVTNNHFKELIHQWTNFLKNNSELPKDLIDAFLCELKVSNLLIPIKSEESESNFSHILTDDGLKFIPVFTDYEEALRYDNESMSLPNEIDFYISLVEDLDFDGIVINPESDGLYIDRHMLSKTEPYTPKPTDKKFTGDELKQIAFNTRNQELLEFISDKDNRNNYDDLIGLFADSTLLNVVYSNNDLSGYAKDGIIAKAEVGGFGLTKMGRGDEDYVVLFTSTEPITRTLDRSEDYHYIQVVNLFEIIKFILVNDLGGIILNPVLDDYFIPRNVLLDVMEKKLVEEPKYPNSFDYAFEF from the coding sequence ATGTTAGTCACAAACAATCATTTTAAAGAATTAATCCACCAGTGGACAAATTTTTTAAAAAATAATAGTGAACTTCCAAAAGATTTGATTGACGCTTTCCTTTGTGAGTTAAAAGTGTCCAATCTGTTAATACCGATTAAAAGTGAAGAATCCGAAAGCAATTTTTCCCATATTCTCACAGATGACGGGTTGAAATTCATTCCTGTTTTTACAGATTATGAGGAGGCATTGAGATATGACAATGAAAGCATGTCATTGCCAAATGAAATCGATTTCTACATATCCCTTGTTGAGGATTTGGACTTTGACGGTATTGTAATAAACCCGGAAAGTGACGGACTTTACATAGACAGACATATGTTAAGCAAGACAGAACCATACACACCAAAACCGACCGACAAGAAATTCACCGGCGACGAACTAAAACAAATAGCATTCAACACCAGAAATCAGGAACTGCTTGAATTCATATCAGACAAAGACAACCGCAATAACTACGATGACCTGATTGGACTTTTTGCAGACTCAACACTTCTCAATGTCGTTTACAGCAATAATGACCTGAGCGGTTATGCGAAAGACGGCATCATAGCAAAAGCTGAAGTGGGAGGATTCGGCCTAACCAAGATGGGAAGGGGAGACGAGGATTATGTTGTGTTGTTTACAAGCACAGAACCAATAACAAGAACCCTAGACAGGTCTGAAGACTATCACTACATACAGGTGGTAAACCTTTTTGAAATAATAAAGTTCATTCTGGTCAATGATTTGGGTGGAATAATATTGAATCCTGTATTGGATGATTATTTCATTCCAAGAAACGTATTGCTTGATGTCATGGAAAAAAAATTAGTGGAAGAGCCAAAGTATCCTAATTCCTTTGACTATGCGTTTGAATTCTAG
- a CDS encoding helix-turn-helix domain-containing protein: MSNKISEDELWQLIGYVKSSSPRYTILKILENDILIPTDISKKSDLTPIQVSRALRDLKKHGLVKCMNEQSHKGRIYLNTETGSRILEILDKKSFK, from the coding sequence ATGTCCAATAAAATTTCCGAAGACGAGCTCTGGCAGCTTATCGGTTACGTCAAAAGTTCATCACCTCGCTACACTATACTTAAGATATTGGAAAATGATATACTGATACCTACCGATATATCCAAAAAATCAGATTTAACACCCATTCAGGTTTCCCGTGCATTACGTGACCTTAAAAAGCACGGTCTTGTCAAATGCATGAACGAACAGTCCCACAAGGGTAGAATCTATCTAAACACCGAGACCGGTTCAAGGATACTTGAAATTCTTGACAAAAAATCCTTCAAATGA
- a CDS encoding alpha/beta fold hydrolase gives MLLSSLECCVEEARFLNPISLKVLRRLVLNSGRSSKSRIWKKVEINGIEIAYKEAGSGGDIIMIHGIFASKEIMNPLFDYYKNDYHVISYDLRRYGESGKTENFTIEDHAHDLKAIIDHFELKRPVVIGLSMGSFVTLRTAELYPDLLSKIVLIGVKGRGSISMMQETIDRNGGKVEFDLKDVGRAIFSKVYPPNTTPEMIEKYYKGNRGRHQLTADERKNIYLSLSHYDMMDDIGLVKIPALLLVGEFDGLNPPSESKKVFNGLKDAQMEIISGAGHIIFFEKREEVIGLIDSFLNQSV, from the coding sequence ATGCTATTATCATCCTTGGAATGTTGTGTAGAGGAAGCTCGATTTTTAAATCCAATATCTTTAAAAGTGCTTCGGCGCCTAGTCTTGAATTCTGGCAGAAGTTCAAAATCTAGAATATGGAAAAAGGTTGAAATCAACGGAATAGAGATTGCATACAAGGAGGCCGGAAGCGGCGGCGACATCATCATGATTCACGGCATCTTTGCCTCAAAGGAAATAATGAATCCTCTTTTTGACTACTACAAAAACGATTATCATGTCATCTCATATGACCTGAGGAGATATGGTGAAAGCGGAAAGACTGAAAACTTCACAATAGAGGACCATGCACATGACCTGAAGGCAATCATTGACCATTTCGAATTGAAAAGGCCTGTGGTCATCGGTCTTTCAATGGGTTCATTTGTAACTCTCAGGACTGCCGAGCTGTATCCTGATTTATTGTCAAAAATTGTTCTTATAGGTGTAAAGGGCAGGGGCAGCATTTCAATGATGCAGGAAACAATCGATAGAAATGGCGGCAAGGTGGAATTCGATCTTAAGGATGTTGGAAGGGCAATCTTTTCCAAGGTATATCCTCCAAACACCACTCCCGAGATGATTGAGAAATATTATAAGGGCAATCGTGGTCGCCATCAGCTTACTGCCGATGAGAGAAAAAACATCTATCTGTCACTTTCCCATTACGACATGATGGATGATATTGGATTGGTAAAGATACCTGCATTGCTTCTGGTAGGGGAGTTTGACGGTTTGAATCCTCCGAGCGAGTCAAAAAAAGTTTTTAACGGATTGAAAGATGCTCAAATGGAAATAATCAGTGGTGCTGGTCATATAATATTTTTTGAAAAAAGAGAAGAAGTTATAGGATTGATTGATTCATTTTTAAATCAATCAGTCTGA